One Panicum virgatum strain AP13 chromosome 3N, P.virgatum_v5, whole genome shotgun sequence DNA segment encodes these proteins:
- the LOC120665133 gene encoding probable LRR receptor-like serine/threonine-protein kinase At1g06840 isoform X3, whose translation MSNLKNWNRGDPCRSNWTGVFCHKVNDDTFLHVTELQLFKRNLSGTLAPEVSLLSQLKTLDFMWNNLTGSIPKEIGNITTLKLILLNGNQLSGILPDEISNLQNLNRLQVDQNQLFGPIPKSFANLRSVKHIHMNNNSLSGSIPSELSRLPLLLHLLVDHNNLSGPLPPEFAEAPALKIFQADNNNFSGSSIPSTYSNISTLLKLSLRNCSLQGAIPDLSSIPQLGYLDISWNQLTGPIPTNKLASNITTIDLSHNMLNGTIPQNFSGLPNLQILSLEDNNLDGSVPSTIWNGITLTGNRSLVLDFQNNSLKKIPDTFDPPPNVTVMLYGNPVCGDTNGVLITNMCQPMSVDQQTLKKEQGSTFSCQPCPADKTYEYNPSSPIPCFCAVPLGVGLRLKSPGITDFRPYEDAFDINLTSLLQLFLYQLNIEHYIWEVGPRLNMHLKIFPSNSSLFNTSEIVRLRHILAGWEITLSDVFGPYELLNFTLGSYADDFPNSASTGLSKAALGIILAGSIAGAIALSVVVTTLIARRHSRHRTVSKRSLSRFSVKIDGVRCFTFDEMAIATNNFDLSAQVGQGGYGKVYKGILADGAIVAIKRAHEDSLQGSKEFCTEIELLSRLHHRNLVSLVGYCDEEDEQMLVYEFMSNGTLRDHLSAKSKRPLSFGLRLKIALGAAKGILYLHTEANPPIFHRDVKASNILLDSKFVAKVADFGLSRLAPVPDVEGTLPAHVSTVVKGTPGYLDPEYFLTHKLTDKSDVYSLGVVFLEMLTGLKPIEHGKNIVREVNSACQSGKISEIIDSRMGLYPPECVRRFLSLATKCCQDETDDRPSMWEIVRELEIILRMMPEEDLVLLETSETDSTDVSKSLSASASGTLFISSQVSGSLDASSGMISGRVAPR comes from the exons ATGAGTAACCTTAAGAATTGGAACAGGGGAGATCCGTGCAGATCAAATTGGACAGGGGTCTTCTGCCACAAAGTGAATGATGATACATTTCTTCATGTAACAGAATT ACAGTTGTTCAAGAGGAATCTCTCAGGTACTTTGGCACCAGAGGTCAGTCTTTTATCTCAGCTGAAAACACT GGATTTTATGTGGAACAACTTAACTGGTAGCATCCCAAAGGAGATAGGGAATATTACTACACTTAAACTTAT ACTTTTGAATGGCAATCAGCTCTCCGGTATTTTGCCAGATGAGATCAGCAACCTTCAAAACTTAAACAGATTACAGGTTGATCAAAACCAATTATTTGGCCCCATACCTAAATCATTTGCCAACTTAAGAAGTGTGAAACATAT TCATATGAACAATAATTCATTAAGTGGGAGCATCCCATCCGAACTGTCCAGATTGCCTCTACTTCTTCACCT ACTTGTTGACCATAACAATCTATCTGGACCTCTTCCTCCAGAATTTGCAGAAGCACCTGCTTTAAAAATATT TCAGGCTGATAACAATAACTTCAGTGGAAGTTCCATCCCTAGTACATATAGCAACATATCCACACTACTAAAGCT GAGTCTTAGGAACTGCAGCTTGCAAGGAGCTATTCCTGATCTGAGTAGCATacctcaacttggttattt GGATATTAGCTGGAACCAGCTGACAGGACCTATACCAACCAATAAGCTTGCTTCAAACATCACTACAAT TGATTTGTCTCACAACATGCTCAATGGAACTATCCCGCAGAACTTCTCAGGGCTTCCCAATCTTCAGATATT ATCACTCGAAGATAATAATCTAGATGGTTCTGTTCCCTCGACAATCTGGAATGGCATCACTCTTACTGGAAATAGAAGCCTTGTTCT GGATTTCCAAAACAATTCTCTCAAGAAAATTCCGGATACATTTGATCCTCCCCCAAATGTCACCGTCAT GCTATATGGAAACCCTGTATGTGGGGATACTAATGGAGTTCTTATAACCAACATGTGCCAACCCATGTCAGTAGACCAGCAAACATTGAAAAAGGAACAAGGTTCTACCTTCAGTTGTCAACCTTGCCCAGCAGATAAAACTTACGAGTACAATCCGTCATCGCCTATACCTTGCTTTTGTGCGGTGCCACTTGGAGTTGGACTTCGGCTGAAGAGTCCAGGAATCACAGACTTTCGTCCCTATGAAGATGCCTTTGATATTAACTTAACCTCTTTGCTGCAACTGTTTCTCTATCAGTTAAATATTGAACACTACATATGGGAAGTCGGTCCAAGGCTAAATATGCATCTGAAGATATTTCCAAGTAATTCAAGTTTATTCAATACATCTGAGATTGTGCGACTCAGACACATACTTGCTGGCTGGGAAATTACTCTTTCAGATGTGTTTGGTCCATATGAGCTTCTCAACTTCACACTAGGTTCCTATGCAGATG ATTTTCCAAATTCAGCTTCAACAGGTTTAAGCAAAGCAGCACTGGGCATTATCTTGGCAGGCTCAATAGCTGGTGCTATTGCACTGTCCGTGGTAGTCACTACCCTCATAGCGAGAAGGCATTCAAGACATAGAACAGTCTCGAAGCGTTCAC TGTCAAGGTTTTCTGTCAAAATTGATGGTGTCAGATGCTTCACATTTGATGAAATGGCTATAGCCACAAATAACTTTGATCTATCAGCCCAAGTTGGCCAAGGAGGTTATGGAAAAGTCTATAAAGGTATTCTAGCTGATGGAGCAATTGTAGCAATCAAACGAGCACACGAGGATTCTCTTCAAGGTTCAAAGGAGTTCTGCACAGAAATAGAGTTATTATCAAGATTGCATCATCGCAATTTGGTTTCGTTGGTTGGCTAttgtgatgaagaagatgagcag ATGCTTGTTTATGAATTCATGTCAAATGGTACTTTACGTGATCATCTTTCTG CCAAGTCCAAAAGACCTCTTAGTTTTGGTTTGAGGCTGAAAATCGCCTTGGGTGCCGCAAAAGGAATTTTGTATCTACATACTGAAGCAAATCCACCTATATTCCACCGTGATGTGAAGGCCAGTAACATTCTGTTGGACTCCAAATTCGTCGCAAAGGTAGCCGATTTTGGTCTGTCAAGGCTTGCTCCAGTGCCAGATGTCGAAGGGACGTTACCAGCTCACGTCTCCACTGTTGTTAAGGGCACCCCA GGCTACCTTGATCCAGAGTATTTCCTAACTCACAAATTGACGGACAAGAGCGATGTCTATAGCCTTGGCGTTGTTTTTCTTGAAATGTTGACCGGGTTGAAGCCAATTGAACATGGTAAAAACATAGTGAGAGAG GTAAACTCTGCTTGCCAATCAGGCAAAATTTCAGAAATAATCGACAGCCGGATGGGCTTGTACCCTCCAGAATGCGTCAGGAGGTTCCTATCTCTAGCAACCAAGTGCTGCCAGGATGAAACTGATGACAGGCCTTCCATGTGGGAGATTGTGAGAGAACTTGAGATCATCTTGAGAATGATGCCTGAAGAGGACCTGGTTCTGCTCGAAACCTCCGAGACAGACTCGACCGACGTGAGTAAATCCTTGTCGGCTTCAGCGAGCGGGACCCTCTTCATCTCGTCGCAGGTCTCTGGGAGTCTTGATGCGAGTAGCGGCATGATTTCTGGAAGGGTGGCTCCTCGATAG
- the LOC120665133 gene encoding probable LRR receptor-like serine/threonine-protein kinase At1g06840 isoform X1 has product MAKFGGALCAVILVVLLPCLDVALGQSTDPSEVNALRAIKGRLVDPMSNLKNWNRGDPCRSNWTGVFCHKVNDDTFLHVTELQLFKRNLSGTLAPEVSLLSQLKTLDFMWNNLTGSIPKEIGNITTLKLILLNGNQLSGILPDEISNLQNLNRLQVDQNQLFGPIPKSFANLRSVKHIHMNNNSLSGSIPSELSRLPLLLHLLVDHNNLSGPLPPEFAEAPALKIFQADNNNFSGSSIPSTYSNISTLLKLSLRNCSLQGAIPDLSSIPQLGYLDISWNQLTGPIPTNKLASNITTIDLSHNMLNGTIPQNFSGLPNLQILSLEDNNLDGSVPSTIWNGITLTGNRSLVLDFQNNSLKKIPDTFDPPPNVTVMLYGNPVCGDTNGVLITNMCQPMSVDQQTLKKEQGSTFSCQPCPADKTYEYNPSSPIPCFCAVPLGVGLRLKSPGITDFRPYEDAFDINLTSLLQLFLYQLNIEHYIWEVGPRLNMHLKIFPSNSSLFNTSEIVRLRHILAGWEITLSDVFGPYELLNFTLGSYADDFPNSASTGLSKAALGIILAGSIAGAIALSVVVTTLIARRHSRHRTVSKRSLSRFSVKIDGVRCFTFDEMAIATNNFDLSAQVGQGGYGKVYKGILADGAIVAIKRAHEDSLQGSKEFCTEIELLSRLHHRNLVSLVGYCDEEDEQMLVYEFMSNGTLRDHLSAKSKRPLSFGLRLKIALGAAKGILYLHTEANPPIFHRDVKASNILLDSKFVAKVADFGLSRLAPVPDVEGTLPAHVSTVVKGTPGYLDPEYFLTHKLTDKSDVYSLGVVFLEMLTGLKPIEHGKNIVREVNSACQSGKISEIIDSRMGLYPPECVRRFLSLATKCCQDETDDRPSMWEIVRELEIILRMMPEEDLVLLETSETDSTDVSKSLSASASGTLFISSQVSGSLDASSGMISGRVAPR; this is encoded by the exons ATGGCAAAGTTTGGAGGTGCCCTCTGTGCAGTTATCCTGGTTGTGCTGCTCCCCTGCTTGGATGTAGCATTGGGGCAGAGTACTGACCCTTCGGAGG TCAATGCGCTCAGGGCTATCAAGGGGAGACTAGTTGATCCAATGAGTAACCTTAAGAATTGGAACAGGGGAGATCCGTGCAGATCAAATTGGACAGGGGTCTTCTGCCACAAAGTGAATGATGATACATTTCTTCATGTAACAGAATT ACAGTTGTTCAAGAGGAATCTCTCAGGTACTTTGGCACCAGAGGTCAGTCTTTTATCTCAGCTGAAAACACT GGATTTTATGTGGAACAACTTAACTGGTAGCATCCCAAAGGAGATAGGGAATATTACTACACTTAAACTTAT ACTTTTGAATGGCAATCAGCTCTCCGGTATTTTGCCAGATGAGATCAGCAACCTTCAAAACTTAAACAGATTACAGGTTGATCAAAACCAATTATTTGGCCCCATACCTAAATCATTTGCCAACTTAAGAAGTGTGAAACATAT TCATATGAACAATAATTCATTAAGTGGGAGCATCCCATCCGAACTGTCCAGATTGCCTCTACTTCTTCACCT ACTTGTTGACCATAACAATCTATCTGGACCTCTTCCTCCAGAATTTGCAGAAGCACCTGCTTTAAAAATATT TCAGGCTGATAACAATAACTTCAGTGGAAGTTCCATCCCTAGTACATATAGCAACATATCCACACTACTAAAGCT GAGTCTTAGGAACTGCAGCTTGCAAGGAGCTATTCCTGATCTGAGTAGCATacctcaacttggttattt GGATATTAGCTGGAACCAGCTGACAGGACCTATACCAACCAATAAGCTTGCTTCAAACATCACTACAAT TGATTTGTCTCACAACATGCTCAATGGAACTATCCCGCAGAACTTCTCAGGGCTTCCCAATCTTCAGATATT ATCACTCGAAGATAATAATCTAGATGGTTCTGTTCCCTCGACAATCTGGAATGGCATCACTCTTACTGGAAATAGAAGCCTTGTTCT GGATTTCCAAAACAATTCTCTCAAGAAAATTCCGGATACATTTGATCCTCCCCCAAATGTCACCGTCAT GCTATATGGAAACCCTGTATGTGGGGATACTAATGGAGTTCTTATAACCAACATGTGCCAACCCATGTCAGTAGACCAGCAAACATTGAAAAAGGAACAAGGTTCTACCTTCAGTTGTCAACCTTGCCCAGCAGATAAAACTTACGAGTACAATCCGTCATCGCCTATACCTTGCTTTTGTGCGGTGCCACTTGGAGTTGGACTTCGGCTGAAGAGTCCAGGAATCACAGACTTTCGTCCCTATGAAGATGCCTTTGATATTAACTTAACCTCTTTGCTGCAACTGTTTCTCTATCAGTTAAATATTGAACACTACATATGGGAAGTCGGTCCAAGGCTAAATATGCATCTGAAGATATTTCCAAGTAATTCAAGTTTATTCAATACATCTGAGATTGTGCGACTCAGACACATACTTGCTGGCTGGGAAATTACTCTTTCAGATGTGTTTGGTCCATATGAGCTTCTCAACTTCACACTAGGTTCCTATGCAGATG ATTTTCCAAATTCAGCTTCAACAGGTTTAAGCAAAGCAGCACTGGGCATTATCTTGGCAGGCTCAATAGCTGGTGCTATTGCACTGTCCGTGGTAGTCACTACCCTCATAGCGAGAAGGCATTCAAGACATAGAACAGTCTCGAAGCGTTCAC TGTCAAGGTTTTCTGTCAAAATTGATGGTGTCAGATGCTTCACATTTGATGAAATGGCTATAGCCACAAATAACTTTGATCTATCAGCCCAAGTTGGCCAAGGAGGTTATGGAAAAGTCTATAAAGGTATTCTAGCTGATGGAGCAATTGTAGCAATCAAACGAGCACACGAGGATTCTCTTCAAGGTTCAAAGGAGTTCTGCACAGAAATAGAGTTATTATCAAGATTGCATCATCGCAATTTGGTTTCGTTGGTTGGCTAttgtgatgaagaagatgagcag ATGCTTGTTTATGAATTCATGTCAAATGGTACTTTACGTGATCATCTTTCTG CCAAGTCCAAAAGACCTCTTAGTTTTGGTTTGAGGCTGAAAATCGCCTTGGGTGCCGCAAAAGGAATTTTGTATCTACATACTGAAGCAAATCCACCTATATTCCACCGTGATGTGAAGGCCAGTAACATTCTGTTGGACTCCAAATTCGTCGCAAAGGTAGCCGATTTTGGTCTGTCAAGGCTTGCTCCAGTGCCAGATGTCGAAGGGACGTTACCAGCTCACGTCTCCACTGTTGTTAAGGGCACCCCA GGCTACCTTGATCCAGAGTATTTCCTAACTCACAAATTGACGGACAAGAGCGATGTCTATAGCCTTGGCGTTGTTTTTCTTGAAATGTTGACCGGGTTGAAGCCAATTGAACATGGTAAAAACATAGTGAGAGAG GTAAACTCTGCTTGCCAATCAGGCAAAATTTCAGAAATAATCGACAGCCGGATGGGCTTGTACCCTCCAGAATGCGTCAGGAGGTTCCTATCTCTAGCAACCAAGTGCTGCCAGGATGAAACTGATGACAGGCCTTCCATGTGGGAGATTGTGAGAGAACTTGAGATCATCTTGAGAATGATGCCTGAAGAGGACCTGGTTCTGCTCGAAACCTCCGAGACAGACTCGACCGACGTGAGTAAATCCTTGTCGGCTTCAGCGAGCGGGACCCTCTTCATCTCGTCGCAGGTCTCTGGGAGTCTTGATGCGAGTAGCGGCATGATTTCTGGAAGGGTGGCTCCTCGATAG
- the LOC120665133 gene encoding probable LRR receptor-like serine/threonine-protein kinase At1g06840 isoform X2 — protein sequence MAKFGGALCAVILVVLLPCLDVALGQSTDPSEVNALRAIKGRLVDPMSNLKNWNRGDPCRSNWTGVFCHKVNDDTFLHVTELQLFKRNLSGTLAPEVSLLSQLKTLDFMWNNLTGSIPKEIGNITTLKLILLNGNQLSGILPDEISNLQNLNRLQVDQNQLFGPIPKSFANLRSVKHIHMNNNSLSGSIPSELSRLPLLLHLLVDHNNLSGPLPPEFAEAPALKIFQADNNNFSGSSIPSTYSNISTLLKLSLRNCSLQGAIPDLSSIPQLGYLDISWNQLTGPIPTNKLASNITTIDLSHNMLNGTIPQNFSGLPNLQILSLEDNNLDGSVPSTIWNGITLTGNRSLVLDFQNNSLKKIPDTFDPPPNVTVMLYGNPVCGDTNGVLITNMCQPMSVDQQTLKKEQGSTFSCQPCPADKTYEYNPSSPIPCFCAVPLGVGLRLKSPGITDFRPYEDAFDINLTSLLQLFLYQLNIEHYIWEVGPRLNMHLKIFPSNSSLFNTSEIVRLRHILAGWEITLSDVFGPYELLNFTLGSYADDFPNSASTGLSKAALGIILAGSIAGAIALSVVVTTLIARRHSRHRTVSKRSPQVGQGGYGKVYKGILADGAIVAIKRAHEDSLQGSKEFCTEIELLSRLHHRNLVSLVGYCDEEDEQMLVYEFMSNGTLRDHLSAKSKRPLSFGLRLKIALGAAKGILYLHTEANPPIFHRDVKASNILLDSKFVAKVADFGLSRLAPVPDVEGTLPAHVSTVVKGTPGYLDPEYFLTHKLTDKSDVYSLGVVFLEMLTGLKPIEHGKNIVREVNSACQSGKISEIIDSRMGLYPPECVRRFLSLATKCCQDETDDRPSMWEIVRELEIILRMMPEEDLVLLETSETDSTDVSKSLSASASGTLFISSQVSGSLDASSGMISGRVAPR from the exons ATGGCAAAGTTTGGAGGTGCCCTCTGTGCAGTTATCCTGGTTGTGCTGCTCCCCTGCTTGGATGTAGCATTGGGGCAGAGTACTGACCCTTCGGAGG TCAATGCGCTCAGGGCTATCAAGGGGAGACTAGTTGATCCAATGAGTAACCTTAAGAATTGGAACAGGGGAGATCCGTGCAGATCAAATTGGACAGGGGTCTTCTGCCACAAAGTGAATGATGATACATTTCTTCATGTAACAGAATT ACAGTTGTTCAAGAGGAATCTCTCAGGTACTTTGGCACCAGAGGTCAGTCTTTTATCTCAGCTGAAAACACT GGATTTTATGTGGAACAACTTAACTGGTAGCATCCCAAAGGAGATAGGGAATATTACTACACTTAAACTTAT ACTTTTGAATGGCAATCAGCTCTCCGGTATTTTGCCAGATGAGATCAGCAACCTTCAAAACTTAAACAGATTACAGGTTGATCAAAACCAATTATTTGGCCCCATACCTAAATCATTTGCCAACTTAAGAAGTGTGAAACATAT TCATATGAACAATAATTCATTAAGTGGGAGCATCCCATCCGAACTGTCCAGATTGCCTCTACTTCTTCACCT ACTTGTTGACCATAACAATCTATCTGGACCTCTTCCTCCAGAATTTGCAGAAGCACCTGCTTTAAAAATATT TCAGGCTGATAACAATAACTTCAGTGGAAGTTCCATCCCTAGTACATATAGCAACATATCCACACTACTAAAGCT GAGTCTTAGGAACTGCAGCTTGCAAGGAGCTATTCCTGATCTGAGTAGCATacctcaacttggttattt GGATATTAGCTGGAACCAGCTGACAGGACCTATACCAACCAATAAGCTTGCTTCAAACATCACTACAAT TGATTTGTCTCACAACATGCTCAATGGAACTATCCCGCAGAACTTCTCAGGGCTTCCCAATCTTCAGATATT ATCACTCGAAGATAATAATCTAGATGGTTCTGTTCCCTCGACAATCTGGAATGGCATCACTCTTACTGGAAATAGAAGCCTTGTTCT GGATTTCCAAAACAATTCTCTCAAGAAAATTCCGGATACATTTGATCCTCCCCCAAATGTCACCGTCAT GCTATATGGAAACCCTGTATGTGGGGATACTAATGGAGTTCTTATAACCAACATGTGCCAACCCATGTCAGTAGACCAGCAAACATTGAAAAAGGAACAAGGTTCTACCTTCAGTTGTCAACCTTGCCCAGCAGATAAAACTTACGAGTACAATCCGTCATCGCCTATACCTTGCTTTTGTGCGGTGCCACTTGGAGTTGGACTTCGGCTGAAGAGTCCAGGAATCACAGACTTTCGTCCCTATGAAGATGCCTTTGATATTAACTTAACCTCTTTGCTGCAACTGTTTCTCTATCAGTTAAATATTGAACACTACATATGGGAAGTCGGTCCAAGGCTAAATATGCATCTGAAGATATTTCCAAGTAATTCAAGTTTATTCAATACATCTGAGATTGTGCGACTCAGACACATACTTGCTGGCTGGGAAATTACTCTTTCAGATGTGTTTGGTCCATATGAGCTTCTCAACTTCACACTAGGTTCCTATGCAGATG ATTTTCCAAATTCAGCTTCAACAGGTTTAAGCAAAGCAGCACTGGGCATTATCTTGGCAGGCTCAATAGCTGGTGCTATTGCACTGTCCGTGGTAGTCACTACCCTCATAGCGAGAAGGCATTCAAGACATAGAACAGTCTCGAAGCGTTCAC CCCAAGTTGGCCAAGGAGGTTATGGAAAAGTCTATAAAGGTATTCTAGCTGATGGAGCAATTGTAGCAATCAAACGAGCACACGAGGATTCTCTTCAAGGTTCAAAGGAGTTCTGCACAGAAATAGAGTTATTATCAAGATTGCATCATCGCAATTTGGTTTCGTTGGTTGGCTAttgtgatgaagaagatgagcag ATGCTTGTTTATGAATTCATGTCAAATGGTACTTTACGTGATCATCTTTCTG CCAAGTCCAAAAGACCTCTTAGTTTTGGTTTGAGGCTGAAAATCGCCTTGGGTGCCGCAAAAGGAATTTTGTATCTACATACTGAAGCAAATCCACCTATATTCCACCGTGATGTGAAGGCCAGTAACATTCTGTTGGACTCCAAATTCGTCGCAAAGGTAGCCGATTTTGGTCTGTCAAGGCTTGCTCCAGTGCCAGATGTCGAAGGGACGTTACCAGCTCACGTCTCCACTGTTGTTAAGGGCACCCCA GGCTACCTTGATCCAGAGTATTTCCTAACTCACAAATTGACGGACAAGAGCGATGTCTATAGCCTTGGCGTTGTTTTTCTTGAAATGTTGACCGGGTTGAAGCCAATTGAACATGGTAAAAACATAGTGAGAGAG GTAAACTCTGCTTGCCAATCAGGCAAAATTTCAGAAATAATCGACAGCCGGATGGGCTTGTACCCTCCAGAATGCGTCAGGAGGTTCCTATCTCTAGCAACCAAGTGCTGCCAGGATGAAACTGATGACAGGCCTTCCATGTGGGAGATTGTGAGAGAACTTGAGATCATCTTGAGAATGATGCCTGAAGAGGACCTGGTTCTGCTCGAAACCTCCGAGACAGACTCGACCGACGTGAGTAAATCCTTGTCGGCTTCAGCGAGCGGGACCCTCTTCATCTCGTCGCAGGTCTCTGGGAGTCTTGATGCGAGTAGCGGCATGATTTCTGGAAGGGTGGCTCCTCGATAG
- the LOC120665133 gene encoding probable LRR receptor-like serine/threonine-protein kinase At1g06840 isoform X4, with protein MWNNLTGSIPKEIGNITTLKLILLNGNQLSGILPDEISNLQNLNRLQVDQNQLFGPIPKSFANLRSVKHIHMNNNSLSGSIPSELSRLPLLLHLLVDHNNLSGPLPPEFAEAPALKIFQADNNNFSGSSIPSTYSNISTLLKLSLRNCSLQGAIPDLSSIPQLGYLDISWNQLTGPIPTNKLASNITTIDLSHNMLNGTIPQNFSGLPNLQILSLEDNNLDGSVPSTIWNGITLTGNRSLVLDFQNNSLKKIPDTFDPPPNVTVMLYGNPVCGDTNGVLITNMCQPMSVDQQTLKKEQGSTFSCQPCPADKTYEYNPSSPIPCFCAVPLGVGLRLKSPGITDFRPYEDAFDINLTSLLQLFLYQLNIEHYIWEVGPRLNMHLKIFPSNSSLFNTSEIVRLRHILAGWEITLSDVFGPYELLNFTLGSYADDFPNSASTGLSKAALGIILAGSIAGAIALSVVVTTLIARRHSRHRTVSKRSLSRFSVKIDGVRCFTFDEMAIATNNFDLSAQVGQGGYGKVYKGILADGAIVAIKRAHEDSLQGSKEFCTEIELLSRLHHRNLVSLVGYCDEEDEQMLVYEFMSNGTLRDHLSAKSKRPLSFGLRLKIALGAAKGILYLHTEANPPIFHRDVKASNILLDSKFVAKVADFGLSRLAPVPDVEGTLPAHVSTVVKGTPGYLDPEYFLTHKLTDKSDVYSLGVVFLEMLTGLKPIEHGKNIVREVNSACQSGKISEIIDSRMGLYPPECVRRFLSLATKCCQDETDDRPSMWEIVRELEIILRMMPEEDLVLLETSETDSTDVSKSLSASASGTLFISSQVSGSLDASSGMISGRVAPR; from the exons ATGTGGAACAACTTAACTGGTAGCATCCCAAAGGAGATAGGGAATATTACTACACTTAAACTTAT ACTTTTGAATGGCAATCAGCTCTCCGGTATTTTGCCAGATGAGATCAGCAACCTTCAAAACTTAAACAGATTACAGGTTGATCAAAACCAATTATTTGGCCCCATACCTAAATCATTTGCCAACTTAAGAAGTGTGAAACATAT TCATATGAACAATAATTCATTAAGTGGGAGCATCCCATCCGAACTGTCCAGATTGCCTCTACTTCTTCACCT ACTTGTTGACCATAACAATCTATCTGGACCTCTTCCTCCAGAATTTGCAGAAGCACCTGCTTTAAAAATATT TCAGGCTGATAACAATAACTTCAGTGGAAGTTCCATCCCTAGTACATATAGCAACATATCCACACTACTAAAGCT GAGTCTTAGGAACTGCAGCTTGCAAGGAGCTATTCCTGATCTGAGTAGCATacctcaacttggttattt GGATATTAGCTGGAACCAGCTGACAGGACCTATACCAACCAATAAGCTTGCTTCAAACATCACTACAAT TGATTTGTCTCACAACATGCTCAATGGAACTATCCCGCAGAACTTCTCAGGGCTTCCCAATCTTCAGATATT ATCACTCGAAGATAATAATCTAGATGGTTCTGTTCCCTCGACAATCTGGAATGGCATCACTCTTACTGGAAATAGAAGCCTTGTTCT GGATTTCCAAAACAATTCTCTCAAGAAAATTCCGGATACATTTGATCCTCCCCCAAATGTCACCGTCAT GCTATATGGAAACCCTGTATGTGGGGATACTAATGGAGTTCTTATAACCAACATGTGCCAACCCATGTCAGTAGACCAGCAAACATTGAAAAAGGAACAAGGTTCTACCTTCAGTTGTCAACCTTGCCCAGCAGATAAAACTTACGAGTACAATCCGTCATCGCCTATACCTTGCTTTTGTGCGGTGCCACTTGGAGTTGGACTTCGGCTGAAGAGTCCAGGAATCACAGACTTTCGTCCCTATGAAGATGCCTTTGATATTAACTTAACCTCTTTGCTGCAACTGTTTCTCTATCAGTTAAATATTGAACACTACATATGGGAAGTCGGTCCAAGGCTAAATATGCATCTGAAGATATTTCCAAGTAATTCAAGTTTATTCAATACATCTGAGATTGTGCGACTCAGACACATACTTGCTGGCTGGGAAATTACTCTTTCAGATGTGTTTGGTCCATATGAGCTTCTCAACTTCACACTAGGTTCCTATGCAGATG ATTTTCCAAATTCAGCTTCAACAGGTTTAAGCAAAGCAGCACTGGGCATTATCTTGGCAGGCTCAATAGCTGGTGCTATTGCACTGTCCGTGGTAGTCACTACCCTCATAGCGAGAAGGCATTCAAGACATAGAACAGTCTCGAAGCGTTCAC TGTCAAGGTTTTCTGTCAAAATTGATGGTGTCAGATGCTTCACATTTGATGAAATGGCTATAGCCACAAATAACTTTGATCTATCAGCCCAAGTTGGCCAAGGAGGTTATGGAAAAGTCTATAAAGGTATTCTAGCTGATGGAGCAATTGTAGCAATCAAACGAGCACACGAGGATTCTCTTCAAGGTTCAAAGGAGTTCTGCACAGAAATAGAGTTATTATCAAGATTGCATCATCGCAATTTGGTTTCGTTGGTTGGCTAttgtgatgaagaagatgagcag ATGCTTGTTTATGAATTCATGTCAAATGGTACTTTACGTGATCATCTTTCTG CCAAGTCCAAAAGACCTCTTAGTTTTGGTTTGAGGCTGAAAATCGCCTTGGGTGCCGCAAAAGGAATTTTGTATCTACATACTGAAGCAAATCCACCTATATTCCACCGTGATGTGAAGGCCAGTAACATTCTGTTGGACTCCAAATTCGTCGCAAAGGTAGCCGATTTTGGTCTGTCAAGGCTTGCTCCAGTGCCAGATGTCGAAGGGACGTTACCAGCTCACGTCTCCACTGTTGTTAAGGGCACCCCA GGCTACCTTGATCCAGAGTATTTCCTAACTCACAAATTGACGGACAAGAGCGATGTCTATAGCCTTGGCGTTGTTTTTCTTGAAATGTTGACCGGGTTGAAGCCAATTGAACATGGTAAAAACATAGTGAGAGAG GTAAACTCTGCTTGCCAATCAGGCAAAATTTCAGAAATAATCGACAGCCGGATGGGCTTGTACCCTCCAGAATGCGTCAGGAGGTTCCTATCTCTAGCAACCAAGTGCTGCCAGGATGAAACTGATGACAGGCCTTCCATGTGGGAGATTGTGAGAGAACTTGAGATCATCTTGAGAATGATGCCTGAAGAGGACCTGGTTCTGCTCGAAACCTCCGAGACAGACTCGACCGACGTGAGTAAATCCTTGTCGGCTTCAGCGAGCGGGACCCTCTTCATCTCGTCGCAGGTCTCTGGGAGTCTTGATGCGAGTAGCGGCATGATTTCTGGAAGGGTGGCTCCTCGATAG